A region from the Streptomyces lydicus genome encodes:
- a CDS encoding cupin domain-containing protein, whose product MSETETTAYAATGPAADGQGAGQGPGAGAVGGTPGYVWTSVDDAPVRELFPGIRIRPLWTGDDGAKAQVLEMDPGSRWEGIDVHAPGPEEVFVVSGTFHDGDRDHPAGSFLHAPAGSWHVPQSAAGCTLFVFYPEG is encoded by the coding sequence ATGAGCGAGACGGAGACGACCGCGTACGCGGCTACGGGCCCGGCGGCGGACGGGCAAGGGGCGGGACAGGGACCGGGCGCAGGGGCAGTGGGCGGGACCCCGGGCTACGTGTGGACGTCGGTGGACGATGCCCCGGTCAGGGAGCTGTTCCCCGGCATCCGGATCAGGCCGTTGTGGACCGGCGACGACGGGGCGAAGGCCCAGGTGCTGGAGATGGATCCGGGCAGCCGCTGGGAGGGCATCGATGTGCACGCACCCGGGCCCGAGGAGGTCTTCGTGGTCTCGGGCACCTTCCACGACGGCGACCGCGACCACCCGGCCGGGTCCTTCCTCCATGCGCCGGCCGGCTCCTGGCACGTACCGCAGTCGGCGGCCGGCTGCACCCTCTTCGTCTTCTATCCGGAAGGCTGA
- a CDS encoding AAA family ATPase: MHLKSLTLRGFKSFASATTLRFEPGITCVVGPNGSGKSNVVDALSWVMGEQGAKSLRGGKMEDVIFAGTTGRPPLGRAEVSLTIDNADGALPIEYAEVTLTRIMFRNGGSEYQINGDTCRLLDIQELLSDSGIGREMHVIVGQGQLDSVLHADPMGRRAFIEEAAGVLKHRKRKEKALRKLDAMKANLARVQDLTDELRRQLKPLGRQAAVARRAAVIQADLRDARLRLLADDLVTLRRALAAEIADEAALKERKQAAEDRLRTAQQREAALEAEVRTLTPRVQRAQQTWHELSQLAERVRGTISLAEARVKSASAAPPEERHGRDPEDMEREAARIREQEAELTAALEAASRALEDTVEHRAELERQLADEERRLRDAARAIADRREGLARLSGQVTAARGRAASAQAEIGRLAEARDAARRRAVTAQEEYEQLKAEVDGLDADDQEIAERHEAARHDLAEAESALSAAREALGTAERERAATAARHDALALGLRRKDGTGALLAAAGQLTGLLGPAAELLTVAPGFEVPVAAALGVAADALAVTGPDTAAEAIRLLRTQDAGRAAMVLGGSGSRRGAGRVPAQSARVAEDGETAGGVETAGAVEAAEDVPGAAGAAGAAGAAGAAGAAGAPGASGSPDAPDTPDTPDTPDAPDAPEATDAPETVRVSAWSGAGPAEGAVVDARGSEARKPGASGSAGSWSPGPRSGPVPAVELVRGPAELTAAVARLLRDVVVVGTLEDAEELVAARPELTAVTGEGDLLGAHFAHGGSAAAPSLLEVQASVDEAAAELEELAARCAELARAQRAAAERRTECAALVEELAGRWRAADREKSKVAGDLGRLGGQARAAAGEAERADAAAAKAEEALARATEEAEELAERLAVAEEEPGVGDEEPDTSARDRLAADGANARQTEMEARLQARTHEERVKALAGRADALDRGARAEREARLRAERRRARLRHEAQVAGAVAAGARQLLAHVEVSAVRAEEERGAAERDRAEREQALVAERDQGRELKSELDKLTDSMHRGEVLGAEKRLRIEQLETKALEELGVEPAGLMSEYGPEQPVPPSPAAEGEVLPEDPEHPRHQPVPYVRAEQEKRLKAAERAYQQLGKVNPLALEEFAALEERHKFLSEQLEDLKKTRADLMQVVKEVDERVEQVFTEAYQDTAREFEGVFARLFPGGEGRLVLTDPDDMLATGVDVEARPPGKKVKRLSLLSGGERSLTAVALLVSIFKARPSPFYVMDEVEAALDDTNLQRLIGIMEELQESSQLIVITHQKRTMEVADALYGVSMQGDGVTKVISQRLH, from the coding sequence GTGCATCTCAAGAGTCTGACCCTGCGAGGTTTCAAGTCCTTCGCCTCCGCCACGACGCTCCGGTTCGAACCGGGCATCACCTGCGTCGTGGGCCCGAACGGCTCCGGCAAGTCCAATGTGGTGGACGCGCTGTCCTGGGTCATGGGCGAGCAGGGAGCCAAGTCGCTGCGCGGCGGGAAGATGGAGGACGTCATCTTCGCCGGGACGACCGGGCGGCCGCCGCTCGGCCGTGCCGAGGTCTCGCTCACCATCGACAACGCCGACGGTGCGCTGCCGATCGAATACGCCGAAGTCACCCTGACCCGGATCATGTTCCGCAACGGCGGCAGCGAATACCAGATCAACGGCGACACCTGCCGGCTGCTGGACATCCAGGAATTGCTCTCCGATTCCGGTATCGGCCGGGAGATGCACGTCATCGTCGGACAGGGGCAGCTCGACTCCGTCCTGCATGCCGACCCGATGGGGCGCCGGGCCTTCATCGAGGAAGCGGCCGGTGTCCTCAAGCACCGCAAGCGCAAGGAAAAGGCGCTGCGGAAGCTGGACGCGATGAAGGCCAACCTCGCCCGCGTCCAGGATCTGACCGATGAGCTGCGGCGCCAGCTCAAGCCGCTGGGGCGGCAGGCCGCGGTCGCCCGGCGCGCCGCCGTCATCCAGGCCGACCTGCGGGACGCCCGGCTGCGGCTGCTCGCCGACGACCTCGTCACCCTGCGCCGGGCGCTGGCGGCCGAGATCGCGGACGAGGCGGCGCTCAAGGAGCGCAAGCAGGCCGCCGAGGACCGGCTGCGCACCGCCCAGCAGCGCGAGGCGGCGCTGGAGGCAGAGGTGCGCACCCTGACGCCGCGGGTGCAGCGCGCCCAGCAGACCTGGCATGAGCTCTCCCAGCTCGCGGAGCGGGTGCGCGGCACGATCTCGCTGGCCGAGGCCCGGGTCAAGAGCGCTTCGGCGGCCCCGCCGGAGGAGCGGCACGGGCGTGACCCCGAGGACATGGAGCGCGAGGCGGCCCGGATCCGTGAGCAGGAGGCGGAGTTGACGGCCGCGCTGGAGGCGGCGAGCCGGGCACTGGAGGACACCGTCGAACACCGTGCCGAACTGGAGCGGCAACTGGCGGACGAGGAGCGGCGGCTGCGGGACGCCGCCCGGGCCATCGCCGACCGCCGCGAGGGCCTGGCCCGGCTGAGCGGACAGGTCACCGCCGCCCGTGGCCGGGCCGCCTCGGCGCAGGCGGAGATCGGCCGGCTGGCCGAGGCCAGGGACGCCGCCCGGCGCCGGGCGGTCACCGCCCAGGAGGAGTACGAACAGCTCAAGGCCGAGGTCGACGGGCTGGACGCGGACGACCAGGAGATCGCCGAGCGGCACGAGGCGGCCCGCCACGACCTGGCGGAGGCGGAGTCCGCGCTGTCCGCCGCGCGGGAGGCGCTGGGCACGGCCGAGCGTGAACGGGCCGCGACCGCCGCACGGCATGACGCACTGGCGCTGGGGCTGCGCCGTAAGGACGGCACCGGCGCGCTGCTGGCCGCCGCAGGTCAGCTCACCGGCCTGCTCGGTCCGGCGGCGGAACTGCTGACCGTCGCCCCCGGTTTCGAGGTCCCGGTGGCGGCCGCGCTCGGCGTGGCCGCGGACGCCCTCGCCGTCACCGGCCCGGACACCGCCGCCGAGGCCATCCGGCTGCTGCGCACCCAGGACGCGGGGCGGGCGGCGATGGTGCTGGGGGGAAGCGGGAGCCGCCGGGGTGCGGGGCGGGTGCCTGCGCAGTCGGCGCGGGTTGCGGAGGACGGGGAGACGGCGGGGGGCGTGGAGACGGCGGGGGCCGTGGAGGCGGCGGAGGATGTGCCTGGTGCCGCTGGTGCCGCTGGTGCCGCTGGTGCCGCTGGTGCCGCTGGTGCCGCTGGTGCCCCTGGCGCCTCGGGTTCCCCGGATGCCCCGGATACCCCGGATACCCCGGATACCCCGGATGCCCCGGATGCCCCGGAGGCCACTGACGCACCCGAGACCGTTCGGGTGTCGGCGTGGAGTGGGGCCGGCCCGGCCGAGGGCGCCGTGGTGGATGCCCGTGGGAGCGAGGCCCGGAAACCTGGCGCATCCGGGTCCGCCGGGTCCTGGTCCCCCGGGCCCCGGTCCGGGCCCGTACCGGCGGTGGAACTGGTGCGGGGACCCGCGGAGTTGACGGCCGCCGTGGCCCGGCTGCTGCGGGACGTCGTGGTGGTCGGGACGCTGGAGGACGCCGAGGAGCTGGTGGCCGCGCGGCCGGAGCTGACGGCGGTGACCGGTGAGGGCGATCTGCTCGGGGCGCATTTCGCGCACGGCGGCTCCGCCGCTGCGCCGAGCCTGCTGGAGGTGCAGGCCTCCGTCGACGAGGCGGCCGCCGAGCTGGAGGAGTTGGCGGCGCGCTGTGCGGAGCTGGCACGGGCGCAGCGGGCCGCGGCGGAACGCCGTACGGAGTGTGCCGCGCTGGTGGAGGAGCTGGCCGGGCGGTGGCGGGCGGCGGACCGGGAGAAGTCGAAGGTCGCCGGGGACCTCGGCCGGCTCGGCGGGCAGGCACGGGCGGCCGCGGGGGAGGCCGAGCGGGCCGACGCGGCGGCCGCCAAGGCCGAGGAGGCGCTGGCGCGGGCCACCGAGGAGGCCGAGGAGCTGGCCGAGCGCCTTGCGGTGGCCGAGGAGGAGCCGGGCGTCGGCGACGAGGAGCCCGATACCTCCGCGCGGGACCGGCTGGCCGCCGACGGTGCCAATGCGCGGCAGACCGAGATGGAGGCCCGGCTCCAGGCGCGGACGCACGAGGAGCGGGTCAAGGCGCTGGCCGGGCGGGCCGATGCGCTGGACCGGGGGGCGCGCGCCGAACGCGAGGCGCGGCTGCGGGCCGAGCGGCGGCGCGCCCGGCTGCGGCACGAGGCGCAGGTGGCCGGGGCGGTCGCCGCCGGTGCCCGGCAGTTGCTGGCCCATGTCGAGGTGTCGGCCGTACGGGCCGAGGAGGAGCGGGGCGCGGCGGAGCGGGACAGGGCCGAGCGGGAGCAGGCGCTGGTGGCCGAGCGCGACCAGGGCCGGGAACTGAAGTCCGAGCTGGACAAGCTGACGGACTCGATGCACCGCGGCGAGGTGCTGGGCGCGGAGAAGCGGCTGCGGATCGAGCAGCTGGAGACCAAGGCGCTGGAGGAGCTGGGGGTGGAGCCGGCCGGGCTGATGTCCGAGTACGGCCCCGAGCAGCCGGTCCCGCCGTCGCCGGCCGCCGAGGGCGAGGTGCTTCCGGAGGATCCGGAGCATCCGCGCCACCAGCCGGTGCCCTATGTACGGGCCGAGCAGGAAAAGCGGCTCAAGGCGGCCGAGCGGGCGTATCAGCAGCTCGGGAAGGTGAATCCGCTGGCATTGGAGGAGTTCGCCGCATTGGAGGAGCGGCACAAGTTCCTCAGCGAGCAGCTTGAAGACTTGAAGAAGACCCGCGCCGACCTGATGCAGGTGGTCAAGGAGGTCGACGAGCGGGTGGAACAGGTCTTCACCGAGGCCTACCAGGACACCGCACGCGAGTTCGAGGGCGTCTTCGCACGGCTCTTCCCGGGTGGCGAGGGGCGGTTGGTGCTGACCGATCCGGACGACATGCTGGCGACCGGGGTGGATGTGGAGGCGCGCCCGCCGGGGAAGAAGGTCAAGCGGCTGTCGCTGCTGTCCGGTGGTGAGCGGTCGTTGACCGCGGTGGCGCTGCTGGTGTCGATCTTCAAGGCGCGGCCCAGCCCGTTCTATGTGATGGACGAGGTGGAGGCCGCCCTGGACGACACCAATCTGCAGCGGCTGATCGGGATCATGGAGGAGCTGCAGGAGAGTTCCCAGCTGATCGTGATCACCCATCAGAAACGGACGATGGAGGTCGCGGACGCCCTTTACGGGGTATCGATGCAGGGGGACGGCGTCACCAAGGTCATCAGCCAGCGGCTGCACTGA
- a CDS encoding purine-cytosine permease family protein — MGTTTSAPASEGAVETRGIEPVPDHERQGRVRELFPTWVAANISVLLLTMGASLVVGNGLNFWQVLLVAAVAAAVAFGMVGVLSVSGKWGGAPGAMLSRAAFGVRGNYFPGAILWVARFGWETINAVTGAYAVLTVLRLLLGIQTSNALVVVTLLAFVAVTYLVSGLGRKALNVCNKYSTYLFGLFSIMVLVYLVATMNWDAIFAKKAGTTAMVIAGIGTIAAGGISWVPTGPDFARYLPHSTSGKKIVGTTVSGAALVLLPMVLMGGVMAVSNPKLAGQNTDPMSFLGTILPSWLAVPYLVTALVGMVLINSLSMYSAGFTAQTMGVKLPRALAVSINAVISLVGGLFMMLVAKDFIGQFIAFLTLLAVSFSAWIGVYGVDMARRRKLAVRYDADSLMNTGRTSRYWYTGGFCWQAMTAWAVALGAGLCFTKVQWFTGPLATTWIGENGLGWAATIAIAALVFAVLPTPRESVPAAGAGDAAGARQPVEVG, encoded by the coding sequence ATGGGCACCACCACGTCCGCTCCCGCATCCGAAGGCGCCGTCGAGACCCGCGGCATCGAGCCCGTTCCCGACCACGAACGCCAGGGCCGCGTCCGCGAGCTCTTCCCGACCTGGGTCGCCGCCAACATCAGCGTGTTGTTGCTCACCATGGGCGCCTCGCTCGTGGTGGGCAACGGGCTGAACTTCTGGCAGGTCCTGCTGGTGGCCGCGGTCGCCGCCGCCGTCGCGTTCGGCATGGTGGGCGTGCTGTCGGTCTCGGGCAAGTGGGGCGGCGCCCCGGGCGCGATGCTCTCCCGGGCCGCGTTCGGCGTCCGCGGCAACTACTTCCCCGGCGCGATCCTGTGGGTCGCCCGCTTCGGCTGGGAGACGATCAACGCGGTCACCGGCGCCTACGCGGTGCTGACCGTGCTGCGTCTGCTGCTGGGGATCCAGACCAGCAACGCCCTCGTCGTCGTCACCCTGCTCGCGTTCGTGGCGGTCACCTACCTGGTGAGCGGCCTGGGCCGCAAGGCGCTCAACGTCTGCAACAAGTACTCGACGTACCTGTTCGGCCTGTTCAGCATCATGGTGCTGGTCTACCTGGTCGCCACGATGAACTGGGACGCCATCTTCGCCAAGAAGGCCGGCACCACCGCCATGGTGATCGCGGGCATCGGCACCATCGCGGCCGGCGGGATCAGCTGGGTGCCCACCGGTCCCGACTTCGCGCGCTACCTCCCGCACTCCACGTCCGGCAAGAAGATCGTCGGCACCACCGTCTCCGGCGCGGCCCTGGTGCTGCTGCCGATGGTGCTGATGGGCGGCGTGATGGCCGTCTCCAACCCGAAGCTGGCCGGCCAGAACACCGACCCGATGTCGTTCCTCGGCACCATCCTGCCGTCCTGGCTCGCGGTGCCCTACCTGGTCACCGCGCTGGTCGGCATGGTGCTGATCAACAGCCTGTCGATGTACTCCGCGGGCTTCACCGCCCAGACCATGGGCGTCAAGCTGCCGCGCGCCCTCGCGGTCAGCATCAATGCCGTCATCAGCCTGGTCGGCGGCCTGTTCATGATGCTGGTGGCCAAGGACTTCATCGGCCAGTTCATCGCCTTCCTGACGCTGCTCGCGGTCTCCTTCTCCGCCTGGATCGGCGTCTACGGCGTCGACATGGCCCGGCGGCGCAAGCTGGCGGTGCGCTATGACGCCGACAGCCTGATGAACACCGGCCGCACCAGCCGCTACTGGTACACCGGCGGCTTCTGCTGGCAGGCCATGACGGCCTGGGCGGTCGCGCTCGGCGCGGGGCTGTGCTTCACCAAGGTCCAGTGGTTCACCGGCCCGCTGGCCACCACCTGGATCGGCGAGAACGGCCTGGGCTGGGCGGCCACGATCGCGATCGCCGCGCTCGTCTTCGCCGTACTGCCGACGCCCCGGGAGTCCGTCCCTGCGGCCGGGGCCGGCGACGCGGCCGGGGCCCGGCAGCCGGTCGAGGTGGGCTGA
- a CDS encoding sugar porter family MFS transporter translates to MTSTAQPTGSEGRKAHPEHLGHVIFITAAAAMGGFLFGYDSSVINGAVEAIRGRYEVGSAVLAQVIAIALIGCAIGAATAGRIADRIGRIRVMQIASVLFTISAVGSALPFALWDLAFWRIIGGFAIGMASVIGPAYIAEVSPSAYRGRLGSFQQAAIVIGIAISQLVNWGILNLADGKQRGVIAGLEAWQWMLGVMVIPAVLYGLLSFAIPESPRYLISVDKVSKAKEVLAEVEGKTVDLDKRVAEIKDAMRREHKASFKDLLGSKFGFLPIVWVGIGLSVFQQLVGINVAFYYSSALWQSVGIDPSASFFYSFTTSIINIIGTVIAMIFVDRIGRRPLALVGSAGMAIALGLEAWAFSAKTAAGTLPATEGTVALIAAHVFVLFFALSWGVVVWVFLGEMFPNKIRAAALGVAASAQWIANWAITASFPSLSDWNLSGTYVIYAVFALLSIPFVLKYVKETKGKALEEMG, encoded by the coding sequence TTGACCAGCACCGCGCAGCCGACGGGTTCGGAAGGCCGCAAAGCCCATCCCGAACATCTCGGCCATGTCATCTTCATCACCGCGGCTGCCGCGATGGGCGGCTTTCTCTTCGGCTATGACAGCTCTGTCATCAATGGTGCCGTCGAGGCGATCCGTGGCCGTTATGAGGTCGGTTCCGCCGTACTCGCCCAGGTGATCGCCATCGCGCTGATCGGCTGTGCCATCGGCGCCGCCACCGCGGGCCGGATCGCGGACCGTATCGGCCGTATCCGCGTGATGCAGATCGCCTCGGTGCTGTTCACCATCAGCGCCGTCGGCTCGGCTCTCCCGTTCGCCCTCTGGGACCTCGCCTTCTGGCGGATCATCGGCGGCTTCGCCATCGGTATGGCCTCGGTCATCGGCCCGGCCTATATCGCCGAGGTCTCGCCGTCCGCCTACCGCGGCCGTCTCGGCTCGTTCCAGCAGGCCGCGATCGTCATCGGCATCGCCATCTCCCAGCTCGTCAACTGGGGCATCCTCAACCTCGCCGACGGCAAGCAGCGCGGCGTCATCGCCGGCCTGGAGGCCTGGCAGTGGATGCTCGGTGTGATGGTCATCCCGGCCGTGCTCTACGGTCTGCTCTCCTTCGCGATCCCCGAGTCGCCGCGGTACCTGATCTCCGTCGACAAGGTCTCCAAGGCCAAGGAGGTGCTTGCCGAGGTCGAGGGCAAGACCGTGGACCTCGACAAGCGGGTCGCGGAGATCAAGGACGCGATGCGCCGCGAGCACAAGGCGTCGTTCAAGGACCTGCTCGGCAGCAAGTTCGGCTTCCTGCCGATCGTCTGGGTCGGCATCGGACTGTCGGTCTTCCAGCAGCTGGTCGGCATCAACGTCGCGTTCTACTACTCCTCGGCGCTGTGGCAGTCCGTCGGCATCGACCCGAGTGCGTCGTTCTTCTACAGCTTCACGACGTCGATCATCAACATCATCGGCACCGTGATCGCGATGATCTTCGTCGACCGGATCGGCCGCCGCCCGCTGGCGCTGGTCGGCTCGGCCGGTATGGCCATCGCGCTCGGCCTGGAGGCCTGGGCCTTCTCCGCCAAGACCGCGGCCGGCACCCTGCCGGCCACCGAAGGCACCGTGGCCCTGATCGCCGCCCATGTCTTCGTGCTCTTCTTCGCCCTCTCCTGGGGCGTCGTGGTCTGGGTCTTCCTCGGCGAGATGTTCCCGAACAAGATCCGCGCCGCCGCGCTGGGCGTCGCCGCCTCCGCGCAGTGGATCGCCAACTGGGCCATCACGGCCAGCTTCCCGAGCCTTTCGGACTGGAACCTCTCGGGTACGTACGTCATCTACGCGGTCTTCGCTCTGCTCTCGATCCCCTTCGTGCTGAAGTACGTCAAGGAGACCAAGGGCAAGGCGTTGGAGGAGATGGGCTAA
- a CDS encoding CAP domain-containing protein: MGRHRRSAPPAPDAPGAGPVDASPAGRPDSSAADLRRGRRGAPRRGRAPVRTGLLGASAVVAMGAVAVASGLIPGHGQFDGGTNGDQGDRVRAGALPEATEPLGGGSATPSGRATEQASRGSARATAPATGRPSSPTTPSTSPSPHRAATSPAGKSETRRPAGPAGRSSSAAPERSAAPSKATDTQSSAESQVLSLVNQERARAGCSPVTADKELAGLAQQFSDDMARRGFFDHTDPDGDTPWDRARDAGIDDLGGENIARGQATAQAVMDSWMHSPGHRANILNCDYKTLGVGAHVGPGGPWWTQDFGF; encoded by the coding sequence ATGGGCCGCCATCGACGCTCTGCTCCCCCAGCCCCCGATGCCCCCGGTGCGGGGCCTGTTGACGCATCGCCGGCAGGACGCCCCGACTCGTCGGCCGCGGACCTGCGCCGCGGACGGCGCGGGGCCCCGCGCCGCGGGCGGGCCCCCGTACGCACCGGACTGCTCGGCGCCTCCGCGGTGGTGGCGATGGGAGCCGTGGCGGTCGCCTCCGGACTGATCCCGGGCCACGGCCAGTTCGACGGGGGAACCAACGGCGACCAAGGGGACCGGGTACGCGCTGGTGCGCTGCCGGAGGCCACCGAGCCGCTGGGCGGCGGGTCGGCGACCCCGTCCGGCCGTGCCACGGAACAGGCCAGCCGCGGCAGCGCCCGCGCCACGGCCCCCGCCACCGGGCGCCCCTCCTCCCCCACCACTCCCTCGACGTCGCCCTCTCCCCACAGGGCGGCCACCTCCCCCGCCGGGAAGTCCGAGACCCGCCGGCCCGCCGGGCCCGCCGGCCGGTCGTCCTCGGCAGCGCCCGAACGCAGCGCGGCGCCGTCGAAGGCCACCGATACCCAGTCGTCCGCCGAGTCCCAGGTCCTGTCCCTGGTCAACCAGGAGCGCGCCCGGGCCGGCTGCTCCCCCGTCACGGCGGACAAGGAACTGGCCGGGCTCGCACAGCAGTTCAGTGACGACATGGCCCGGCGCGGCTTCTTCGACCACACCGACCCGGACGGGGACACGCCCTGGGACCGCGCCCGTGACGCGGGCATCGACGACCTGGGCGGCGAGAACATAGCCCGCGGACAGGCCACCGCCCAGGCCGTGATGGACTCCTGGATGCACAGCCCCGGCCACCGCGCCAACATCCTCAACTGCGACTACAAGACCCTCGGCGTCGGCGCCCATGTCGGGCCGGGCGGCCCGTGGTGGACGCAGGACTTCGGCTTCTGA
- a CDS encoding GlxA family transcriptional regulator, translating into MAAPTRHDPQQDPVHRVVALVRPPQPVFELGCAAEVFGTRRPGLPARYDFGVCTPRPGPVPTTAGYDMLVTRGLSALETADTIVIPGWTPAGEPLAPATRTALRYAHARGARLVSICSGAFALAQTGLLDGRRATTHWNLAATLTERFPRIEVDPAVLYIDHGDLATSAGAAAGVDLCLHLVRRDHGAAHAARIARHMVMPPHREGGQTQYAAPPPGENPDPSPGMRHSLAPLLEWVAGRLAEPVSVEDMAGRLRISPRTLARRFADQLGTSPGQWLLDRRLAAARALLEESDLPVEAVALRVGLSSAVNFRRRFQRALHTTPSAYRRAFRAAGGAPRAGDGA; encoded by the coding sequence ATGGCAGCACCGACGCGGCACGACCCGCAGCAGGACCCCGTGCACCGCGTGGTGGCGCTGGTGCGCCCGCCCCAGCCGGTCTTCGAACTCGGCTGTGCCGCCGAGGTCTTCGGCACCCGGCGCCCCGGGCTGCCCGCCCGCTACGACTTCGGGGTGTGTACGCCACGGCCCGGGCCCGTACCGACGACGGCGGGCTACGACATGCTGGTGACCCGCGGCCTGTCGGCGCTGGAGACCGCGGACACCATCGTCATCCCCGGCTGGACCCCGGCCGGGGAACCGCTCGCGCCCGCCACCCGCACGGCGCTGCGGTACGCGCATGCGCGGGGCGCCCGGCTGGTCAGCATCTGTTCCGGTGCCTTCGCGCTGGCGCAGACCGGGCTGCTGGACGGCCGCCGGGCGACCACCCACTGGAATCTGGCGGCCACCCTCACGGAGCGCTTCCCCCGCATCGAGGTGGACCCCGCGGTGCTGTACATCGATCACGGCGACCTGGCGACCAGCGCGGGAGCGGCGGCCGGTGTGGACCTCTGTCTGCATCTCGTACGCCGCGACCACGGCGCGGCCCATGCCGCACGGATCGCCCGGCACATGGTCATGCCGCCGCACCGTGAAGGAGGCCAGACCCAGTACGCCGCACCGCCCCCGGGGGAGAATCCCGACCCCTCCCCCGGCATGCGGCACTCGCTCGCCCCGCTGCTGGAGTGGGTGGCCGGCCGGCTGGCCGAGCCGGTTTCCGTCGAGGACATGGCCGGGCGGCTGCGGATCTCCCCGCGCACCCTCGCCCGGCGGTTCGCCGACCAGCTCGGCACCAGCCCCGGCCAGTGGCTGCTGGACCGTCGTCTCGCCGCCGCCCGGGCCCTGTTGGAGGAGAGCGATCTGCCCGTCGAGGCGGTCGCGCTGCGCGTCGGCCTGTCGTCGGCGGTCAACTTCCGCCGGCGCTTCCAGCGCGCGCTGCACACCACGCCGTCCGCGTACCGGCGGGCGTTCCGTGCGGCGGGCGGCGCGCCCCGGGCCGGCGACGGCGCCTGA
- a CDS encoding acylphosphatase yields MNEDVRVTAWVRGQVQGVGFRWFTRANALRIGELSGFAVNLGDGRVQVVAEGPKDHCDALLDWLRTGDTPGRVDGVTEIWDTPRGGYDGFEIR; encoded by the coding sequence ATGAACGAAGATGTCCGTGTGACCGCCTGGGTGCGTGGTCAGGTCCAAGGCGTCGGGTTCCGTTGGTTCACCCGGGCCAACGCCCTTCGCATCGGCGAACTCTCCGGATTTGCGGTCAATCTCGGTGACGGCCGTGTCCAGGTGGTCGCCGAGGGTCCGAAGGACCACTGCGACGCGCTGCTGGACTGGCTTCGCACCGGAGACACGCCCGGGCGGGTCGACGGAGTCACTGAGATATGGGACACGCCCCGCGGCGGTTACGACGGCTTCGAAATCCGCTGA
- a CDS encoding LLM class flavin-dependent oxidoreductase translates to MSALPDLPVTVLRINLVDPAPTPDALLARYRAAVEMAAFADDRGLTMVQTEEHHATTNGWMPSPLTFAGAVFGATRRIGVTVSALITPLHDPLRLAEDLTSLDLLSGGRLVTVAGLGYRPEEYAAHGKDWQGRGALQDEVLETVLSAWTGEPFTYRGRTVQVTPRPYTRPHPLLLIGGSSRAAARRAARLGLPLFPSAHLPELEAYYHEQRTAYGTEGWVMQPPAHTSLLHLSEDPDRTWAVHGGHLLHEARMYASWQPAGSRSAVHSSARDVAALREEGVYRIVTPDECLRLARQTGDRGSLILHPLCGGMPVDEGWRSLHLFAEEVLPRLKD, encoded by the coding sequence ATGTCTGCCCTGCCCGACCTGCCTGTCACGGTCCTGCGCATCAACCTCGTCGACCCCGCTCCCACACCCGACGCGCTGCTGGCCCGCTACCGGGCCGCCGTCGAGATGGCCGCGTTCGCCGACGACCGCGGTCTGACCATGGTCCAGACCGAGGAGCACCACGCCACCACCAACGGCTGGATGCCCTCCCCGCTCACCTTCGCGGGCGCCGTCTTCGGCGCCACCCGCCGCATCGGCGTCACCGTCTCCGCGCTGATCACCCCGCTGCACGACCCGCTGCGGCTGGCCGAAGACCTCACCTCGCTCGACCTCCTCAGTGGCGGCCGGCTGGTCACCGTCGCCGGCCTCGGCTACCGGCCCGAGGAGTATGCGGCGCACGGGAAGGACTGGCAGGGCCGTGGCGCGCTCCAGGACGAGGTGCTGGAGACCGTGCTGTCCGCCTGGACCGGTGAACCGTTCACCTACCGGGGACGCACGGTGCAGGTCACCCCCCGCCCGTACACCCGGCCGCACCCCCTGCTGCTGATCGGCGGCAGCTCCCGGGCCGCCGCCCGGCGCGCGGCCCGCTTGGGGCTCCCCCTCTTCCCCAGTGCCCACCTCCCGGAACTGGAGGCCTATTACCACGAGCAGCGCACCGCCTACGGCACCGAAGGCTGGGTGATGCAGCCGCCCGCACACACCTCGCTCCTCCACCTCTCCGAGGACCCGGACCGCACCTGGGCCGTCCACGGGGGCCATCTGCTGCACGAGGCCAGGATGTACGCCTCCTGGCAGCCGGCCGGCAGCCGCTCCGCGGTGCACTCGTCGGCCCGGGACGTCGCGGCGCTGCGCGAGGAGGGGGTCTACCGCATCGTCACCCCGGACGAGTGCCTGCGGCTGGCCCGGCAGACGGGCGACCGGGGCTCGCTGATCCTGCATCCGCTGTGCGGCGGGATGCCCGTCGACGAGGGGTGGCGCTCGCTGCATCTGTTCGCCGAGGAGGTGCTGCCGCGCCTCAAGGACTGA